The Bartonella bovis 91-4 sequence GTGCTAAGAGCGTCTTTTCTTCTTCGCTTGCTGGTTTTCCTACAGATGAAAGTATAGACCCTGCCCAATAACCTTCCGTTCTGGTATAAATATTATTAAAAAGATGGCGATTAACCCATTCAAAATCGAAAAGCATTGATAATGCTTGTCGTACTTTTTTATCTTTAAAAATAGTGCGACGCGTATTAAAGACAAAACCAACAATATCTGCAGGTGTCCCTTTTGAAAAAGATTCTTTGATAACGCGTCCCTCGCGAACAGCTGGAAAATTATAAGCAAGTCGCCAGCGATTTGGATTAGAAGATCCTTCAATAAAAATATCAACAATGCCTTTTTTAAAAGCTTCAAAGTGCGCTGTATCATTTCGAAAATATTCGATTTGAATAATATCAAAGTTATGTAATCCTTTATTAACGGGAAGATCTTTCCCCCAATAATTGGGATTACGTTTATAGATAATTCGTTCACCAGGATCGGTATGTTCAATAATATAGGGACCACTTCCTGGAATTTTAATTAAGCCGTTTTTTTCAAAATCATCAACATTGATAGCATGTTTAGGTAATATTGGCATTACACCAGCTAAAATAAGTGGAAACTCACGATCCTTTGATTGTGGAAAGCGCATCTTAATACCGTGATTATTAACTACTTCGATAGATTCTATACGCTTCATATACCTATCAAATGGAGGTCTTCCCTTATTTTTAAGAAGGTTAACCGTAAATAAAACATCTTCAACCGTTATGGGCTTTCCATCTGAAAAACGCGCTTTTGGATTTAAGAAAAAAGTAATCTCCGTACGTTCGTCATTTAATTCAACTTTTTCTGCCAAAAGAGGGTAAAGTGTAAAAGATTCATCACGGGAACGTATCATCATTGTTTCGTAAACAAGGCCAGAAAACTGCTCATCAGAAAAAAGTCCTCTTGCAGTTGTTCTAAAACTACGAATAACAAAAGGGTTTAATCCATCAAATGTTCCAACAACACCATAAGTGATTTTACCTTTATTATTTGCATTGGAAGAAGCGTAAGGAAAACAGTCAAACTTTTCTGGTAATTTTGGTATTCCACGCATTGCAATGCCATTTGCTATCACGTTATGGCACAAAAGAAAAATTATAAAAGTAAGAGAAAATTTTAAATAATACGAACTGTAGAATAGCATTTAACAATAGCGTAATAATAATTAATTTATATAAATTTAGTTTTGTTTATTATGCAAACAATTTTATTAATAAATTTTATCAAAAAATAAAGCAATTTAGAAAAAAATAAATTGTATAAATTGTATAAAAATTTAATTAATTATTTAATTGTTTTCTCTCTCTAGATTTTACTTCTCTCTTTGTATATAATGGAAAATACAAAGAAATGTTATTTTTTTGATTAATTCAAATACATTTGATAAAAAATCAATTTAATATCCTTATATTGGGATCATCATACAAGTACACTGAAAGGATTAACTTAATTATGTCGCATAAAAATACCTATACTGCTATTTCAGTATTGGCTGGAGCCGCTAGTTTTCTTCTCATGGCCTATACTTCAGCAGGTGCAGAGAATTTATCTCAAGGTTGGTACAAAGTTTGCAGTAAGCAGAATGATATTGATATTTGTAACACAATGAACTCTGTTATATCAGAGACTGGTCAACCTTTGATTGCTGTTAATTTAGTTGAAGTAAAAGGGAAAAAGAATGAAAAACGTATAGGTATTCAAGTACCTACGAATCGTCTTTTACCAGAAGGTGTTCATATTCAAATCGGAAATGACTTTTCTATGAAAATTCCTTACGTTGTTTGTAATCCAACAAGTTGTATTGCCAATGATGTTTTAAGTGATAAGTTAATTTCTGCCATGAAATCTGGTTCGAAAATGATTGTAACCACAACCAATATTAGAGGTGATACTAATCCTATCGAATTTTCTCTTAGCGGATTTAAAGCTGCATACACAGGTTCTGGTATAGATGAAAAAACTTTTCAACAAAAACAAATGAAGTTACAACAAACTATTCAAGCAAAGCAAAAAGAAATTGAAGATCGTATGCGAGCTGAGCAAGAGAAGGCTCAGAAAAAATAATAACAAGTAATATAAAAGACTTTGAAAGTTTTTTATATCTTTGTTTATACTAAAAAACGCTATAGAATATTCTATAGCGTTTTTTAATTGTTTAACTCTTAGAGAAAACTTTGCGTTTCCACCATCCAATACGCCCAGTTTTGCTTTCTCCCTCAGGTACTGAAGATGTAATAACAGGTCCGGTGGAAACTTGTTTGACAGCTTGTTTTGTTACGGGTTCTTTTTCTAATTTTTTAGTTGTTTGAACCGATTCTTTCATAACAGCTTTTTTTCGTATTTGAAGTGTTGTTTTTTTTGTATCTGTCGAGATTTCTTCAGTTATTTCACCAGTTGGTTTATTTATTTTTTTTGTTTTAGATTTATGAACAGAGTTGGTAGTATTTTTTTCTCCAACAAGTGTCGATGTTGTCACACTTTTATTATTTTCAAGATTTTTTTGGCCTTGAGATACTTTTGGGGAACGTACATTACGCCTTTTTTTAGATTTTAAAGCTGAATTTTGTTGCACACTTATATGATGTTTTGCATCACTGATTTGTTCATCAAACCCTACAGGTTCAGCAGCTGGAATAGAGTGTAGGCGATGCGCTGCTTTAATTTCTTCTAAAGCTTGTTTGGCAAATTCTCCGACTGGTTCAGCGTAAGGAACACGAGATGGATAAAAACCGTTATTTTGATTACGCCGCCCTCTACGGTGTCCACGACGACGTCCACGACGACGGGTATCCTCACTATTTTGAATATCATCTTTATGAGAAGATGTTGAAGAACTGTCGTGTAATTCATTTTGATGTTCTTTACGTCGACGCCGTCGATTATTTTCAACAGAGGTTTCGTCACGAGGCAATTCATTTTCTATCAAGATTACGTCTTCGGCTTCCTCTTTATTATCATCTTCAATAACTAATGGAAACTCGTGTTTTTTTTCTGCCATTGTTCCTTTAGAAATAATTAAATGCTGTACTCCAACACTTTCATCTGCTTCAATACTAATATTAAGCTTAAAGCGTGTTTCTAAATCAACAAGAATACTACGTTTATGATTGAGCACATAAAGCGCTATCACTGTAGATGTGCGCACAATGATATTATATTGCGAATTACTAAGAAGATATTTTTCAATTGAACGCATAACATGCAAAGCAATTGATGATTCTGAACGTACATTTCCAGTTCCAGCACAATGAGGGCAGGACTGCATTGTACTTTCTAGAACTGATATACGAATGCGTTGACGACTCATTTCCATAAGGCCAAAATGTGAGATACGACCAACTTGAATACGAGCACGATCATTTTTTAAACAATCTTTCAGTTTTTTTTCAACAAGCTTAATGTTACGATTTTCAAGCATATCAATGAAATCAATTACTATTAGGCCTGCTAGATCACGTAAACGTAATTGACGGGCTATTTCTTCAGCAGCTTCAAGATTGGTTTGTACAGCTGTTTTTTCAACAGAGTGTTCTTTGGTAGAACGACCAGAATTTACATCGATAGCGACAAGTGCTTCTGTCTGATTGATAACAAGATAACCACCAGATTTTAAAGCAACTTGTGGTTGCAGCATTTTATCGAGTTGAGCTTCAATATTATTACGCGTAAAAATAGGTATAGGATCACGATAAGGTTGAACAACTTTTGCGTGACTTGGCATCAACATGCGCATAAAATCTTTAGCTTCACGATATCCTTTATCACCAGACACGAGAATTTCATTAATGTCTTTATTATAAAGATCGCGAATAGAGCGTTTTATCAGGTTGCCTTCTTCATAAACTAGATATGGTGCAGTTGATTTGAGTGTTAAAGTACGGACAGTTTCCCATAACCGCATGAGATATTCATAATCACGTTTAATTTCAACTTTTGTTCTATTGGCTCCAGCAGTTCGTAAAATAACACCCATACCTTTTGGAACTGCTAATTCTTTTACAATTTCTTTAAGACGTTTACGATCTTGTATATTAGTAATTTTTCGTGAAATACCACCACCGCGCGCTGTGTTTGGCATTAAAACTGAATAGCGACCTGCTAATGATAAATAAGTTGTGAGTGCTGCACCTTTATTGCCACGCTCTTCTTTAATCACCTGTACTAATAAAATTTGACGTCGTTTGATAACTTCTTGAATTTTATATTGACGTATCGGTTTACGCTGATAAGTAGGAAGTTCTTCAAGAGCATCTTCCGCACCGACCATTTCAATATCATCGTTGAAAGCATTTTCATCAAGTACTTCTTCTCTATCATCACTTGCCATTGGTTCGGATATAATATTGTTTTCGCTATCCATAGCAAGAACACTAAGATTCTTATCTTTTTTTGTTTTTCTTGAACCTTTTTTATTTTGTTTTATTTCCTCAACAAGATCCTCTGCTTGATTTTCATCAATAGCAGCTTTTTCTTCTTCTTCAAGAAGAGCAAGACGATCAGCAATAGGAATCTGGTAATAATCAGGATGAATTTCTGAAAATGCTAAAAAACCATGGCGATTGCCACCATATTCTACAAAAGCTGCTTGAAGTGACGGCTCAACACGTGTGATACGTGCGAGATAAATATTTCCCTTAAGCTGTTTTTTATGCTCTGACTCAAAGTCAAGTTCTTCAATTTTGTTGCCGTGGACAACAACAACACGTGTTTCCTCCGGGTGAGAGGCATCGATAAGCATTTTGTTTGACATAAGTTAAAATCCTAAAGGTGACACGCACAATTTTATCTAAACAAACAGTATCATTATTTGCAAATATAAAAGGCTGTCTGCCATAAAAGGGGAGTGCCGACATAACATAATGGCTTTTTGTTCGCAAACACATTACAGTGTTTGCAATATTTATAATCATAAGCTCTATCTGTTTTGTATGACTCACGTTTTTATAAGTCTCCGGCAAAACAATTTCAAAAACAGTTCGGATATCCAAACCAGTGAATTTAAAATAACAAAATTCTGCTTTTTAAGGCATAAAAATTTATCACCTATAAAAAGCCTAAACGCACTATAATATGCGATAAACCTTCAAAGATAACTTAACAAAATTATTGATAATTTAAGTCAATAGTAGATGGTTGTATCGCTTAAGAAGCGTAAATATTCTTTTATGTTGATATCATGCTTTTGGCAAGTCACAACTATAAATACGCACTGTTAAATTAAATGCACTATTCTCTTAGTTTGATTTATTTTTAATATTTGTGATTAAAAGATTCAGCATTTATTTAAATAATATAACCTATATTTACGGTAGCAATTTTACACGATAAAACCATTTAATTAATATAGAAATAAAGTATTTTTCTTAAATGATTAAACAATTCCCCATCAGAATACTGAAAGAAGTTTATTGGAATATTATTTGGTATTTTATATGCTGTTTATTCTTTTTTTTGACATTTCAAACACACATTCAAGGTGCGGATACATTAAAACTTATTAACCTGCGGACTATTGGTGATAATACATCTACACGTATTATTGCAGTTTTTAATACCGAACCAAATTTTCATTTACAAATTTTAGATAGTCCCTCACGTTTAGTTATCAATTTACCTCTAGCTGATTTTTCAGCGCAAAATCTGTCTCCAAACAAACAGAATATATTATCAAACATGCTATCCAATGTGCATTATAGTTTTTCTGATACACAAGCCTCACACATCATTTTGACAAGCAAAAATACTTTTATTATTGAAAACAGTACAGTGCAAAAATTAGATAATGGTTTATGGCAGCTGCTGATTGATATTACTCAAAATACACAGAAAAAATCTAATGAAATTTTGA is a genomic window containing:
- a CDS encoding extracellular solute-binding protein; the encoded protein is MLFYSSYYLKFSLTFIIFLLCHNVIANGIAMRGIPKLPEKFDCFPYASSNANNKGKITYGVVGTFDGLNPFVIRSFRTTARGLFSDEQFSGLVYETMMIRSRDESFTLYPLLAEKVELNDERTEITFFLNPKARFSDGKPITVEDVLFTVNLLKNKGRPPFDRYMKRIESIEVVNNHGIKMRFPQSKDREFPLILAGVMPILPKHAINVDDFEKNGLIKIPGSGPYIIEHTDPGERIIYKRNPNYWGKDLPVNKGLHNFDIIQIEYFRNDTAHFEAFKKGIVDIFIEGSSNPNRWRLAYNFPAVREGRVIKESFSKGTPADIVGFVFNTRRTIFKDKKVRQALSMLFDFEWVNRHLFNNIYTRTEGYWAGSILSSVGKPASEEEKTLLAPYFDAVLPEVMNGNWRLLKTNGSGMDRYVMQKAWKLLQESGFTRKNNKVFAPNGLPFQFEIMTQSLDEEKIALAFQSTLSRFGINIEIRTVDDTQYQNRLSTFDYDMIIAKLKNSLSPGNEQINRWGSASKNLKGSFNFAGTADPAIDAMITAMLNARSDTHFIAAVRALDRVLISGSYYIPLYHLPEQRVARWSYIKHPIYTSLYGYYLPTWWRE
- a CDS encoding Rne/Rng family ribonuclease, whose amino-acid sequence is MSNKMLIDASHPEETRVVVVHGNKIEELDFESEHKKQLKGNIYLARITRVEPSLQAAFVEYGGNRHGFLAFSEIHPDYYQIPIADRLALLEEEEKAAIDENQAEDLVEEIKQNKKGSRKTKKDKNLSVLAMDSENNIISEPMASDDREEVLDENAFNDDIEMVGAEDALEELPTYQRKPIRQYKIQEVIKRRQILLVQVIKEERGNKGAALTTYLSLAGRYSVLMPNTARGGGISRKITNIQDRKRLKEIVKELAVPKGMGVILRTAGANRTKVEIKRDYEYLMRLWETVRTLTLKSTAPYLVYEEGNLIKRSIRDLYNKDINEILVSGDKGYREAKDFMRMLMPSHAKVVQPYRDPIPIFTRNNIEAQLDKMLQPQVALKSGGYLVINQTEALVAIDVNSGRSTKEHSVEKTAVQTNLEAAEEIARQLRLRDLAGLIVIDFIDMLENRNIKLVEKKLKDCLKNDRARIQVGRISHFGLMEMSRQRIRISVLESTMQSCPHCAGTGNVRSESSIALHVMRSIEKYLLSNSQYNIIVRTSTVIALYVLNHKRSILVDLETRFKLNISIEADESVGVQHLIISKGTMAEKKHEFPLVIEDDNKEEAEDVILIENELPRDETSVENNRRRRRKEHQNELHDSSSTSSHKDDIQNSEDTRRRGRRRGHRRGRRNQNNGFYPSRVPYAEPVGEFAKQALEEIKAAHRLHSIPAAEPVGFDEQISDAKHHISVQQNSALKSKKRRNVRSPKVSQGQKNLENNKSVTTSTLVGEKNTTNSVHKSKTKKINKPTGEITEEISTDTKKTTLQIRKKAVMKESVQTTKKLEKEPVTKQAVKQVSTGPVITSSVPEGESKTGRIGWWKRKVFSKS
- a CDS encoding invasion associated locus B family protein, producing the protein MSHKNTYTAISVLAGAASFLLMAYTSAGAENLSQGWYKVCSKQNDIDICNTMNSVISETGQPLIAVNLVEVKGKKNEKRIGIQVPTNRLLPEGVHIQIGNDFSMKIPYVVCNPTSCIANDVLSDKLISAMKSGSKMIVTTTNIRGDTNPIEFSLSGFKAAYTGSGIDEKTFQQKQMKLQQTIQAKQKEIEDRMRAEQEKAQKK